In a genomic window of [Empedobacter] haloabium:
- a CDS encoding SDR family oxidoreductase, giving the protein MVDRLKDKVAIVTGSTQGIGKAVARLFLAEGAKVVLNSHRDDEHAAAAREQLGGPNTLFVAADIADRAAVAAMTKRVLTHFGRIDVIVNNAGMNVFTDPLHTTAEEWQRCFAVDLEGAWNVIRSALPALLEQGTGSIVNIASVHGHKIIPGCFPYPVAKHALLGLTKSLGIEYAARGIRVNSISPGLIMTDNIRAWLDGCPDPQAEEARQAALLPPRRIGTPEEVAYTALFLASDEARFINATDILIDGGRSQLYHE; this is encoded by the coding sequence ATGGTCGACAGACTGAAAGACAAGGTAGCCATCGTCACGGGCTCCACGCAAGGCATCGGCAAGGCGGTGGCGCGATTGTTCCTGGCCGAGGGCGCGAAGGTCGTCTTGAACAGCCATCGCGACGATGAGCACGCGGCGGCGGCGCGCGAGCAGCTGGGTGGGCCGAACACGCTGTTCGTGGCGGCCGACATCGCCGACAGGGCGGCGGTGGCGGCGATGACGAAGCGGGTGCTGACGCACTTCGGCCGCATCGACGTCATCGTCAACAACGCCGGCATGAACGTGTTTACCGACCCGCTGCACACCACGGCCGAGGAATGGCAGCGCTGCTTCGCGGTGGACCTGGAAGGCGCCTGGAACGTCATCCGCAGCGCCTTGCCGGCGTTGCTGGAGCAGGGGACGGGCAGCATCGTCAACATCGCCTCGGTGCACGGCCATAAGATCATCCCGGGCTGCTTTCCGTACCCGGTCGCCAAGCATGCGCTGCTGGGCCTGACCAAGTCGCTGGGCATCGAGTACGCCGCGCGCGGCATCCGCGTCAATTCGATCTCGCCGGGCCTGATCATGACGGACAATATCCGCGCCTGGCTCGATGGTTGCCCCGATCCGCAAGCGGAGGAAGCGCGCCAGGCCGCGCTGCTGCCGCCGCGGCGCATCGGCACGCCGGAGGAGGTGGCCTATACGGCGCTGTTCCTGGCCAGCGACGAAGCGCGCTTCATCAACGCGACGGACATCCTGATTGACGGGGGCAGGTCGCAGCTCTATCATGAATGA